CGTGGCGTGAAAATGCGGCCGAGGCTCGACGGCCTGCTCGATGACGAGGTCTGGCAAAACCTCGAAGCGCTGGAACTGATCGGACTAGACGATGACGCCGACGCCTGGCCGACCACATTGGTTGCTGCGCGCGACGACCAGTTCCTGTACATCGCGATCGCCGCCGCCAAATCGCCCGATTGCGAATACGGCGATGACGCCGGTCCGCGCGAAAGGGATGAAAATCTGGCGAAACAAGATCGCGTGGAAATCTCCCTCGACATTGATCGGGACTACGTTATCGCCTGGCGACTGGCGGTCGACTCCCGCGGGCGGGTACATGACTCCTGCTGGGGCGACACCGCCTGGAATCCCAAGTGGTACGTCGCCGCGAGCCAAGATGACAACGCCTGGTACGTGGAAGCGGCGATTCCCTGGGACCAGCTTGCTCCGCAGGCGCCAGCGCCTGGCGGAGCTTGGAGTGCAACCGTGCGGCGCATTGCACCAGGCTCAGGCGAACAAGGTTGGGCCGCGCCGGCGATCAGCGAAACATCACTCGAAAACGGCGGCTGGCTGCGGTTTGAGTGATGTTGAAAGCGACGATTGCGCCAAGCCCAGGGAAGGCCACCGGAAGTCGAACCATCACCGTCGACTTCGAGGGCCTTCCCTGGGCTTAACGGACGTCGCCTGCTTTCGCGAGCGCATGCTTTGCGCTTACGTCCCCGGCGGCCAGGTGCGTTCGATGAACGTCGTGTCGACGCGCCCTTCGTTGAAGGCGGTATGCCGAAGAATGTCGGCCAAGCGCGGCACGGTCGTGGGAATTCCTTCAACGCGCAGTTCTTTCAGTGCGCGGAGCATGCACTCGATCGCTTCGCGGCGCGTCGGCTGGTGGACGATCAACTTGCCGATCATCGAGTCATAGTTCGACGGCACTACGTAGCCAGCGTGCGCGTGCGAATCAAAACGCACGCCGAATCCGCCGGGCACGATCAATTGCTCGATCTTGCCGGGCGCCGGCTGAAAGTTCTTAAACGGATTCTCGGCGTTGATCCGGCATTCGATGGCATGGCCGCGAACCTGAATATCTTCTTGCTTGAACGCCAAGGGTTCGCCGGCTGCGATCCTAAGTTGCGTCTTAATCAAGTCGATGCCGGTCACCATTTCCGTGACGGGATGCTCGACCTGAATCCGCGCATTCGCTTCGATGAAGTAGAAGTTCTCGTTGCGATCGACGATGAACTCCACGGTGCCGGCGTTGGTGTAATTGGCGACGTGGACCAGGCGGACTGCGGCCGCGCAGATCTCGCGGCGCACCTTTTCGGAGATGTGCGCGGCGGGACTTTCTTCGATGACCTTTTGGTGGCGGCGTTGCATCGTGCAATCGCGTTCCCAGAGGTGTACGACGTTGCCATGCAAGTCGGCGACCACCTGGACTTCAATGTGACGCGGATGCTCGACGTATTTTTCCAGGTACACGCCGCCATCGCCGAACGCGGCCTCCGCCTCGGCCTTGGCCTGCGACAGCGCGGAGTTCAGCGCCAAATCGTTCGAGGCCACCCGCATCCCGCGACCGCCGCCGCCGGCCGTGGCTTTGATCAGCACCGGGAAACCGATCTCGTGCGCGATCCGAACCGCGTCCCTGTCGTCGGCGATCAATCCGTCGCTGCCGGGCACGACCGGCACGCCGGCTTCGCGCGCCAGCTTGCGCGCCGTGTTCTTGTCGCCCAACTTGAGCATCGCCTCGTGCGACGGGCCGATGAACTCGATATTGCAACTACGGCAAACCTCGGCGAAGTGCGCGTTCTCGGCCAAAAACCCGTAGCCAGGGTGAATGGCCTGCACGTTGCCGACTTCCGCGGCACTGATCACCCGATTGATCTTGAGATAGCTTTCCGACGCCTTGGCCGGACCAACGCAATAGCGCTCGTCGGCGAGATCAAGATACTTCGCGCCGCGATCCGCCTCGCTGAAGATCGCCACGGTCTCAATGCCCAGCTCGCGACAAGCGCGAATGATCCGCAAGGCGATCTCGCCGCGATTGGCAATTAGGATGCGTTTGAACATGCGTTGGAAAGTCGTAGACTCAAAGAATCAATGAAGCACGGAGGCGAAGGGGGAGAATGTCGAATGACTGAATGACGAATGGCGTTTGGTTTGCGAAGACTAAGAGCAGAAACTTCGACATTCGGATTTCGTCATTGATTCGTCATTCGGATTTCGACATTCGACATTGCCGCTCAGCGGCCTGCCTTACTTCGACGCCTCGACCTTATACAGCGGCTGGCCGTATTCAACCGGCTCGCCGTTTTCCACGAGCGTCGCGACGATTTTCCCGGTGACCTCGGCGGAGATCTCGTTGAAAACCTTCATCGCCTCGATGATGCACACCGTCGTCTCGGGGCCGACGTGATCGCCGACCTTGACGAACGCCGGCGATTCCGGATTCGCCGACGAATAGAAGGTGCCGACCATCGGGCTTTTGATCAGCTCGAAGTTGCCGTCGGCCGCCGGCGCAGCGACGCGAGCCGGCGATTCCGCGGACGGGCGCGGCGCGGACTCCACGGCCGGGGGTCGCATCGTTTCGACGACGACTCCCTTCGGCCCGCGGGCGCCACGCAGCCGGATGCGCGTGTCACCCTGTTGCAAATCGATTTCGCTGAGCTGGTGCTCGTTCATCAGCTCGACCAGCCGGCGAATCTTGCGAGGATCGAAGATATCGCCGGGATTGGTCGGAGTCGCGGACATAGGAAAGAACTCGCAAGGTATGCTGTGAGCGGGGAATGATGAATGCGGAATGATGAATGATAAATGTCGTAGAGACCGAGCGTCAGGCCGTTCCCCAATTCATCATTGATCATTCGACATTCATCATTTCCTTACAGGTTCAGCGTCATGGATTCCAAGGACTTGGGCAGCGTGCTCAGCACTTCTGCGCCGGATTTGGTGACCAACACGTCGTCTTCCAGTCTCACGCCGCCCCAGCCTGGAAGGTAAACGCCCGGTTCAATCGTCAACACCATTCCCGGTTCCAGCGGCCGTTGATTGGTAGAAGAGAGCCGCGGTTCCTCATGCACATCCAGCCCAATGCCGTGCCCTAAGCCGTGCGTGAAGTTCGCCCCAAAGCCAGCGTCGTGGATCACGCCACGGGCGACAGCGTCGATCTGCTGGGCCGTCGCGCCGGGTCGAATCGCGGCGATCGCCGCGCGGTTCGCCTCGAACACAACTCTATACACGCGTTCAAGTTTCGGCGAAATTTTAGCCGTCACCCAGAGACGCGTCAAGTCGCTGACGTAGAGCCCGTTCCGCGCTCCCCAGTCGATCAACACGAACTCCGCCCCCGCGATCGAAGCCTCACTCGCGCGGGCATGCGGCAACGCCGACCGGGCGCCGGCGGCAATTATCGGCGGGAAACACGAGCCGGTCGCGCCGAAGTGGCGGAGCGCCGCCTCGAACTGATCGGCGATCTGTTTTTCGGTTGCGTCGCCGCGCACGCCCGCCGAAACGAGGCGAAACGCCCGCTCGGCTTGCTCCACGGCGACGCGGATCGAGGCGATCTCTTCCTTGTCCTTAATCTGGCGCAGCTGTTCGACCAGGTCTGCCGCCGCCGCCAACGCCGCCTTGGGCAGTTTCTCGGCCAGTTCATCCCGCACCGCAACGGTCATCGTGCCGGCCTCGATGCCGATCGTCGCTGGCTTTACCGCCGCCAGCGCGGTTGACGTGGCCGAGGCCATCCGCTCGCCAACCTTCCGCAGATGCACGCGCAGCCCCGGGCATTCTTCTTCGAGTTGCGTGGTATAGCGCCCGTCGCTGATGAGGATTTCCTCACTCGAGCCGACCCACAGATACGAGCTGTCGCCGGTGAAGCCGGTGAGGTAGGTCACGTTGCTGGTGTGCGAAACCAGCAGCGACGGCAGCCCTGCCTTACGCATCAGGGAGCGCAGACGCTTGAGTCGGGATGGGTAGCGATCCATGACCATTCGAGCTGCCGTCGCAAAGGAAAGCCGCGGGGATTTCGAGTAACGACGCAAATCTAGTCGAATACCGCGCCGCCGGGCAATCGCCGGCGGCGCAGCACGCCGCATTTGACGTAGGAGCGGCCAGGCTATCGCGGATAGGCGAAGAATCCTCGCGAGGCGGACTGGTAGTATTCGATTTCACGCATTTTGAAGCGACCGTCCCACGGCTCCATCGCCCAGACGTACTCCGAGCCGTTAATTTCGTAGTGGCCGATCACATTGATGTGCGACGCTCCGCCAATGTGATAACCGAAGTAGATTGCTTTCCGCGGGCCGCTGGCGTTGTGCTTCAACCAGTCGTAAGTCAACGTGGCCGGGGCGTAGCTCTCGAAGACCATGCCGTTCCACTTGTGCGTCAGGTCGCCGGGTTCGCAAACGTTTTCCGGCGTGGCCTCGTCACGCATGATCGCCGCCAAGGCGCCGGTCGGCATGCCGCCGGTGAGCGGGCCCTCCATGGAGGTCAGATGGCTGTAGAGGGCGAAGACTTTCCCGGAACTCAATTGCGGACGGCCGCCGCCGCACAGCCTGCCCCAAAACGACAGGCATGCCGCCCAGCAGCCCATCTCGAAATCCTGTCGCACGGCTTGGGAAAAACCAATCACGGTGCCGAGATCCACTTCCTTCGGCTTGCCTGGCACTCCCGGAGGGGCCTCGCCCCAGACCAACTCGCTCCCCTTCGGCGGGCTGGCCGTAATCAGTCTTGAATCAAGCTGCCCCAGCGTGAGCGGGCCGACCTTGCCGTCCGGCGCGTATTGCGGCAGCGCTTTACGCTGAAAGTCTTTGACGCAGCGATCGGTTTCGTCGCCAAAAATGCCGTCCGGCGAGCCGGACTTGTGGGTCGAGATGGGCA
Above is a genomic segment from Planctomycetia bacterium containing:
- the accC gene encoding acetyl-CoA carboxylase biotin carboxylase subunit, yielding MFKRILIANRGEIALRIIRACRELGIETVAIFSEADRGAKYLDLADERYCVGPAKASESYLKINRVISAAEVGNVQAIHPGYGFLAENAHFAEVCRSCNIEFIGPSHEAMLKLGDKNTARKLAREAGVPVVPGSDGLIADDRDAVRIAHEIGFPVLIKATAGGGGRGMRVASNDLALNSALSQAKAEAEAAFGDGGVYLEKYVEHPRHIEVQVVADLHGNVVHLWERDCTMQRRHQKVIEESPAAHISEKVRREICAAAVRLVHVANYTNAGTVEFIVDRNENFYFIEANARIQVEHPVTEMVTGIDLIKTQLRIAAGEPLAFKQEDIQVRGHAIECRINAENPFKNFQPAPGKIEQLIVPGGFGVRFDSHAHAGYVVPSNYDSMIGKLIVHQPTRREAIECMLRALKELRVEGIPTTVPRLADILRHTAFNEGRVDTTFIERTWPPGT
- the accB gene encoding acetyl-CoA carboxylase biotin carboxyl carrier protein, with protein sequence MSATPTNPGDIFDPRKIRRLVELMNEHQLSEIDLQQGDTRIRLRGARGPKGVVVETMRPPAVESAPRPSAESPARVAAPAADGNFELIKSPMVGTFYSSANPESPAFVKVGDHVGPETTVCIIEAMKVFNEISAEVTGKIVATLVENGEPVEYGQPLYKVEASK
- a CDS encoding Xaa-Pro peptidase family protein, giving the protein MDRYPSRLKRLRSLMRKAGLPSLLVSHTSNVTYLTGFTGDSSYLWVGSSEEILISDGRYTTQLEEECPGLRVHLRKVGERMASATSTALAAVKPATIGIEAGTMTVAVRDELAEKLPKAALAAAADLVEQLRQIKDKEEIASIRVAVEQAERAFRLVSAGVRGDATEKQIADQFEAALRHFGATGSCFPPIIAAGARSALPHARASEASIAGAEFVLIDWGARNGLYVSDLTRLWVTAKISPKLERVYRVVFEANRAAIAAIRPGATAQQIDAVARGVIHDAGFGANFTHGLGHGIGLDVHEEPRLSSTNQRPLEPGMVLTIEPGVYLPGWGGVRLEDDVLVTKSGAEVLSTLPKSLESMTLNL
- a CDS encoding peptidoglycan-binding domain-containing protein, with the translated sequence MVLQSKWFTHPRFQDVASGRALIKFGERGDAVKTLQSALLQLGQSMPISTHKSGSPDGIFGDETDRCVKDFQRKALPQYAPDGKVGPLTLGQLDSRLITASPPKGSELVWGEAPPGVPGKPKEVDLGTVIGFSQAVRQDFEMGCWAACLSFWGRLCGGGRPQLSSGKVFALYSHLTSMEGPLTGGMPTGALAAIMRDEATPENVCEPGDLTHKWNGMVFESYAPATLTYDWLKHNASGPRKAIYFGYHIGGASHINVIGHYEINGSEYVWAMEPWDGRFKMREIEYYQSASRGFFAYPR